The proteins below come from a single Tepidibacillus fermentans genomic window:
- a CDS encoding homocysteine synthase — translation MSQEKSYEFETIALHGGQQPDPVTGSRAVPIYQTTSYVFKDTDHAANLFALKEPGNIYTRIMNPTQDVFENRVAQLEGGVGALALASGSAAITYAILNIAGAGDEIVSSSSLYGGTYNLFSTTLPKLGITVKFVDQSNTENFRQAISEKTKAIYAESIGNPKIDVLDIEAVANIAHEAGIPLIVDNTFATPYLLRPFDHGADIVVHSATKFIGGHGTSIGGVIVDGGKFNWDNGKFPGLTEPDPSYHGVVYTKDFGSLAYIIKARVQLLRDMGAAISPFNAFLLLQGLETLHLRMERHSANALQIAQFLENHDFVTWVNYPGLPSNQYYDLAQKYLPKGQGAIFTFGIKGGVEEGRKFINNLKLFSHLANVGDAKSLVIHPASTTHQQLSLEEQLSAGVTPEMIRLSIGIENVNDLIADLDQALQASQK, via the coding sequence ATGAGTCAAGAAAAAAGTTATGAATTCGAAACGATTGCTTTACATGGGGGTCAACAACCTGATCCAGTAACAGGTTCAAGAGCAGTACCGATCTATCAAACCACTTCTTATGTATTTAAAGATACAGATCATGCTGCTAACTTATTTGCTTTAAAAGAACCAGGGAATATTTATACTCGAATAATGAACCCCACTCAAGATGTATTTGAAAATCGCGTGGCTCAATTAGAAGGTGGAGTTGGAGCCTTGGCTCTTGCTTCTGGATCTGCAGCCATTACCTATGCAATTCTTAACATTGCTGGTGCTGGGGATGAAATCGTATCCTCAAGTAGTTTGTATGGTGGTACATATAATCTTTTTTCTACCACACTCCCGAAACTAGGAATTACGGTTAAGTTTGTTGATCAAAGTAACACAGAGAATTTTCGACAAGCCATAAGCGAAAAAACGAAAGCAATTTATGCTGAAAGTATCGGAAATCCCAAAATTGATGTGCTAGATATCGAGGCTGTTGCCAACATTGCCCATGAAGCAGGAATTCCTCTTATCGTAGATAATACGTTTGCTACCCCTTATCTTCTTCGTCCATTTGATCATGGAGCTGATATTGTTGTTCATTCTGCGACCAAATTTATCGGTGGTCATGGAACTTCTATTGGCGGTGTAATTGTCGATGGAGGCAAATTTAATTGGGATAATGGTAAATTTCCAGGTTTAACGGAACCAGATCCAAGTTATCATGGGGTGGTATATACCAAAGACTTTGGATCATTAGCATACATTATCAAAGCAAGGGTTCAGTTATTAAGGGATATGGGAGCAGCGATTTCACCTTTTAATGCTTTTTTACTTCTTCAAGGATTAGAAACATTGCATTTACGAATGGAGCGACATAGTGCAAATGCTTTGCAAATTGCACAGTTTTTAGAAAACCATGATTTCGTTACTTGGGTGAATTATCCGGGCCTTCCTTCAAATCAATATTATGATTTAGCACAAAAATACCTACCAAAGGGTCAAGGGGCAATCTTCACCTTTGGCATTAAAGGTGGAGTCGAAGAAGGAAGAAAATTTATTAACAACTTAAAACTATTCTCCCATTTAGCCAATGTTGGAGATGCCAAATCATTAGTCATTCATCCAGCAAGTACAACCCACCAACAATTATCTCTTGAAGAGCAACTTAGTGCTGGTGTTACTCCTGAAATGATTCGTTTATCCATCGGAATTGAAAATGTAAATGATCTGATTGCCGATCTAGATCAAGCCTTACAAGCAAGTCAAAAGTGA
- a CDS encoding transketolase: MPLDEQTHSSLKKIANTIRQDIVKMVAEANSGHPGGSLSAADIVTYLYFHEMKIDPQNPQDPDRDRFVLSKGHASPVLYAALAEKGFFPKEELMTFRKINSRLQGHPSRKSLPGVEQSTGSLGQGLSSANGMALAGKLDQRDYRVYVMIGDGEIQEGMIWEAAMAAAHYKLDNLTAILDYNHLQIDGSVEDILNPAPVDEKFHAFGWHVIEIDGHDMNQIHDAIQEAKQIKGKPTLIIANTVKGKGVSFMENQVGWHGTAPNKEQLQQALEELGGKQND, translated from the coding sequence ATGCCTTTAGATGAACAAACACATTCTTCATTAAAGAAAATTGCCAATACCATTCGTCAAGATATTGTAAAAATGGTAGCTGAGGCCAATTCGGGACATCCTGGTGGTTCTTTATCTGCCGCAGACATCGTTACATATTTATACTTTCATGAGATGAAGATTGATCCTCAGAATCCCCAGGATCCAGATCGTGACCGCTTTGTTTTAAGCAAAGGACATGCAAGTCCTGTTCTTTACGCTGCTCTAGCAGAAAAGGGATTTTTTCCAAAAGAAGAGCTAATGACTTTCCGTAAGATTAATTCTCGTCTTCAAGGACACCCAAGTCGTAAATCTCTACCAGGAGTAGAACAAAGTACGGGTTCATTAGGACAAGGATTATCTTCAGCCAATGGTATGGCACTTGCCGGAAAATTAGATCAGAGAGATTATCGCGTTTATGTCATGATTGGTGATGGCGAAATCCAAGAGGGAATGATTTGGGAAGCAGCCATGGCAGCTGCTCATTACAAATTGGACAATCTCACTGCAATCCTTGACTATAACCATCTGCAGATTGATGGCTCGGTTGAAGATATACTAAACCCAGCACCTGTGGATGAGAAGTTCCACGCATTTGGTTGGCATGTGATTGAAATTGATGGCCATGATATGAATCAAATCCATGATGCCATCCAAGAAGCAAAACAAATCAAAGGAAAACCAACCTTGATTATTGCCAATACTGTAAAAGGAAAAGGGGTTTCCTTTATGGAAAATCAAGTCGGATGGCATGGAACAGCACCTAATAAGGAACAATTACAACAAGCTTTAGAAGAATTGGGAGGGAAGCAAAATGACTAA
- the prfB gene encoding peptide chain release factor 2 (programmed frameshift), with protein sequence MISQGELKNELEKMAKRLAEIRGSLDIESKKSRIAELEQKMAQPDFWNDNDAAQKVINEVNRLKEQVEQITNLEQEYEDLQVMLELALEENDESILHEVAKGVKALSKNFADYELQLLLNGPYDKNNAILEIHPGAGGTESQDWASMLLRMYTRWAESHGYKVEVLDYLAGDEAGIKSVTLLIKGHNAYGYLAAEKGVHRLVRISPFDASGRRHTSFSSVEVMPELDDDVDIEIRPEDLKIDTYRSSGAGGQHVNTTDSAVRITHIPTNIVVTCQTERSQIKNRERAMKILKARLYEKQREEQEKELAEIRGDQKEIGWGSQIRSYVFHPYSMVKDHRTNTEVGNVNAVMDGEIDIFIDSYLRSKISNQSETTN encoded by the exons ATGATATCGCAGGGAGAACTAAAGAATGAACTAGAAAAGATGGCCAAACGATTGGCAGAGATTAGGGGGTCTCTT GACATAGAAAGTAAAAAGAGCCGAATCGCTGAGTTAGAACAAAAAATGGCTCAACCTGATTTTTGGAATGATAATGATGCGGCGCAAAAAGTGATTAACGAAGTGAATCGTTTGAAAGAACAAGTGGAGCAAATCACTAATCTTGAGCAAGAATATGAAGATTTGCAGGTTATGTTAGAATTAGCGTTGGAAGAGAATGACGAATCGATTCTCCATGAAGTAGCAAAAGGAGTGAAAGCATTAAGCAAGAATTTTGCTGACTATGAGTTGCAATTGCTTTTAAATGGCCCTTATGATAAAAATAACGCGATTCTAGAGATTCACCCTGGGGCAGGGGGGACGGAATCCCAAGACTGGGCCTCGATGTTACTTCGCATGTATACGAGATGGGCGGAATCGCATGGATATAAAGTGGAAGTATTAGATTATTTAGCTGGCGATGAAGCAGGGATCAAAAGCGTCACTTTGTTGATCAAAGGTCACAACGCGTATGGTTATTTGGCAGCAGAAAAAGGAGTACATCGCTTAGTTCGAATCTCTCCTTTTGATGCTTCAGGCAGAAGACATACTTCTTTTTCTTCAGTTGAAGTGATGCCGGAATTAGATGATGATGTCGATATCGAAATTCGACCAGAAGACTTAAAAATTGATACGTATCGTTCAAGTGGTGCAGGTGGCCAACACGTGAATACGACTGATTCGGCAGTTCGGATCACACATATCCCTACGAATATTGTGGTTACTTGTCAAACGGAGCGCTCGCAGATCAAGAATAGAGAGCGAGCGATGAAGATTTTGAAAGCTAGATTGTATGAAAAACAACGAGAAGAACAAGAAAAAGAATTGGCTGAAATACGTGGAGACCAAAAGGAAATTGGCTGGGGAAGTCAAATTCGTTCTTATGTCTTCCACCCTTACTCGATGGTAAAAGATCATCGAACCAATACTGAGGTGGGAAATGTCAATGCTGTAATGGATGGGGAGATTGACATTTTCATTGATTCCTATCTAAGGAGTAAAATCTCGAATCAAAGTGAAACAACCAATTAG
- a CDS encoding YitT family protein, protein MKQQREMKLNPSQKGYQYIQEYSYLILGSLIVALAFNLFLNPNGIAPGGVSGLSTIIERQFGIEPAITQWSLNIPLFIAGLFLLGKKFGAKTAFGSIILPFFVLITKNLKPITHFPLLAAVYGGVVLGIGLGFVFRGKASTGGTDLAAQILHKYTGISLGFAVLLMDGLVVFTSGIVFGPENALYALISLFLTSKTIDFVQIGLAYSKLAFIISEQQEQIGQVILHDLDRGATILNGKGAYTGNRRDVLMVVFDQRETTRLKELIKSVDSNAFVIVTDTHEVLGEGFRAH, encoded by the coding sequence ATGAAGCAACAACGTGAAATGAAGTTAAATCCATCTCAGAAAGGGTATCAATATATTCAAGAATATAGTTATTTGATTTTAGGGTCATTGATTGTCGCCCTAGCATTTAATTTATTTCTTAATCCGAATGGAATCGCCCCAGGGGGTGTAAGTGGATTAAGTACGATCATTGAACGTCAATTTGGCATTGAGCCAGCGATTACACAATGGTCACTCAACATTCCACTTTTCATTGCTGGATTATTCTTACTTGGGAAAAAATTCGGAGCAAAAACTGCATTCGGTTCCATCATCCTCCCTTTCTTTGTTTTAATTACCAAAAATCTAAAGCCGATCACGCATTTTCCCTTATTAGCCGCTGTTTATGGCGGTGTAGTACTTGGAATCGGCTTAGGTTTTGTTTTTCGAGGAAAAGCTTCAACAGGGGGAACTGATCTTGCAGCACAAATTTTACATAAGTATACAGGTATCAGTTTAGGTTTTGCTGTTTTACTGATGGACGGTTTGGTCGTTTTTACATCTGGAATAGTTTTTGGTCCTGAAAATGCACTTTATGCATTGATTTCGTTATTTTTAACCAGTAAGACGATTGATTTTGTCCAAATCGGGTTAGCGTATTCGAAGCTGGCCTTTATTATTTCAGAACAACAAGAGCAAATTGGACAAGTAATTCTCCACGATTTAGACCGGGGGGCCACTATTCTTAACGGAAAAGGAGCTTATACAGGAAACAGAAGAGATGTTTTGATGGTTGTTTTTGACCAAAGGGAAACAACGCGATTAAAGGAGTTAATTAAATCCGTTGATTCAAATGCTTTTGTCATTGTCACAGATACTCATGAGGTGTTAGGTGAGGGTTTTCGTGCACATTGA
- a CDS encoding transketolase family protein encodes MTKIATRDAYGKALVEIAEKYPNIVVLDADLAKSTKTIDFAKKYPERFFDMGIAEANMIGTAAGLATTGKIPFVSTFALFGTLRVGDMIRNSICYPKLNVKIAVTHSGLTLGEDGASHQAVEDIAMMRAIPNMTVIVPADAEETRQVIHAAAEYDGPMYIRLGRPAVPVIFDENYKFEIGKGTVVKEGSDVTIIAMGVMVSPAIEAAKQLEQEGISARIINMSSVKPIDQEMIIKAAKETKGIVTAEEHNIYGGLGSAVAEVVTEHAPTIVRRVGVEDTFGESGKPDELLEKYGLTKEHIIEEVYKIMKA; translated from the coding sequence ATGACTAAAATTGCAACCCGTGATGCTTATGGGAAAGCATTAGTAGAAATTGCTGAAAAATATCCAAATATCGTTGTCTTAGATGCAGATCTCGCTAAGTCAACGAAAACGATCGATTTTGCGAAAAAATATCCGGAGCGTTTCTTTGATATGGGGATCGCTGAAGCCAATATGATTGGAACTGCTGCAGGTCTTGCAACAACAGGAAAGATTCCGTTTGTGAGTACCTTTGCTTTATTTGGAACCTTACGTGTAGGGGATATGATTCGTAACTCGATCTGCTATCCGAAGTTAAATGTGAAAATCGCTGTGACTCACTCCGGACTTACTCTCGGAGAGGATGGAGCTTCCCACCAAGCTGTAGAAGATATTGCGATGATGAGAGCGATACCGAATATGACGGTTATTGTTCCAGCAGATGCGGAAGAGACAAGGCAAGTAATCCATGCAGCTGCCGAGTACGATGGTCCAATGTATATTCGCTTAGGTCGTCCAGCCGTTCCAGTGATTTTTGATGAGAATTACAAATTTGAGATTGGTAAAGGAACCGTTGTAAAAGAGGGTTCTGATGTAACCATCATTGCGATGGGTGTGATGGTAAGCCCAGCAATTGAAGCGGCAAAACAATTAGAACAAGAAGGAATTTCTGCTCGTATCATCAATATGTCTTCTGTGAAGCCGATTGATCAGGAGATGATTATTAAGGCTGCTAAAGAAACGAAGGGAATCGTCACCGCTGAAGAACATAATATTTATGGTGGATTAGGTAGTGCCGTAGCTGAAGTGGTTACTGAACACGCACCAACGATTGTTCGACGTGTAGGTGTTGAGGATACGTTTGGAGAATCTGGTAAACCTGATGAATTACTTGAGAAGTATGGTTTAACGAAAGAACATATTATTGAGGAAGTTTATAAAATTATGAAAGCTTAG